The following are encoded in a window of Staphylospora marina genomic DNA:
- the dapA gene encoding 4-hydroxy-tetrahydrodipicolinate synthase, with amino-acid sequence MMQFGRLITAMATPFTRDLSIDWPRLGELIERLIESGNDAIVVSGTTAESPALSHDEKLELFRFTKEKVAGRVKVIAGTGSNNTADSIRLTKEAEEIGVDGVMLVSPYYNKPSQEGLYLHFKAVAESTRLPVMLYNVPGRTSVNMSVETTVRLARLDNVVAVKEASGDLNQISRLVASLPEGVAVYSGDDNLTLPILAVGGVGVVSVASHLVGREMKEMMESFFAGDHQKALAIHQKLLPVFNGLFVTTSPVPLKYAMARLGWCEPHVRLPLAPMDEGLRPQTDAWVDALAR; translated from the coding sequence ATCATGCAATTCGGAAGATTGATCACGGCCATGGCCACGCCGTTCACCCGGGATCTGTCCATTGACTGGCCGCGTCTCGGTGAGCTGATTGAGCGATTGATTGAAAGCGGAAACGACGCCATCGTCGTCTCCGGAACCACGGCTGAATCTCCCGCGCTCAGTCATGACGAGAAACTGGAGCTGTTCCGTTTCACGAAGGAAAAAGTGGCCGGACGGGTGAAGGTGATTGCCGGAACGGGCAGCAACAACACCGCCGACAGCATCCGCCTGACCAAAGAGGCGGAAGAAATCGGGGTGGACGGAGTCATGCTGGTGTCTCCGTATTACAACAAACCGTCCCAGGAGGGGCTGTACCTCCATTTCAAGGCGGTGGCCGAATCCACGCGTCTGCCGGTCATGCTGTACAACGTGCCCGGTCGAACGAGCGTCAACATGAGCGTGGAAACGACGGTCCGGCTTGCCCGTCTGGACAACGTGGTGGCCGTCAAGGAAGCAAGCGGGGATCTGAATCAGATTTCGCGGCTGGTCGCTTCCCTCCCGGAAGGCGTCGCCGTCTACAGCGGGGATGACAATCTGACTTTGCCGATTCTCGCCGTGGGAGGCGTCGGAGTGGTCAGCGTGGCCAGCCATCTGGTCGGCCGGGAAATGAAAGAAATGATGGAGTCCTTCTTCGCCGGCGATCATCAAAAAGCCCTGGCCATTCACCAAAAGCTGCTTCCGGTGTTCAACGGATTGTTCGTGACCACCAGCCCGGTTCCGCTCAAATACGCCATGGCGCGTCTCGGTTGGTGCGAGCCTCATGTTCGCCTGCCGCTGGCGCCCATGGACGAAGGGCTGAGACCGCAAACGGACGCATGGGTGGATGCGTTGGCACGGTGA
- the dapG gene encoding aspartate kinase, whose protein sequence is MGILVQKFGGTSVATAEQRERVLHHIRTALAREYRLVVVVSAMGRKGDPYATDTLLELARQYGNQLAPREKDLLMSCGELISAAVLSSMLSEREIPNCVLTGGQAGIITTGHHNNAQIITVNPKRILRELDEGKVVIVTGFQGQTTDGEITTLGRGGSDTTATALGAALRAEYVDIFTDVEGIMTADPRIVEDAAQLEKVTYTEICNLAFQGAKVIHPRAVEIAAQANIPIRVRSTMSDHPGTLVTNLSEIGRLAGEVRDLTIIGITQMPGVTQVKIRLKQGEYDSQLKVFKAMADAGISVDFISVNPSEIAYTVYDELADQAEAILRDLGLQPELLPQCAKVSVVGAGIAGVPGVMAKISEALTEEDIQILQSADSHTTIWVLVRGGDMVKAVRALHRKFGLHRLHES, encoded by the coding sequence ATGGGAATCCTCGTACAGAAATTCGGCGGTACTTCCGTGGCCACCGCCGAGCAGCGGGAACGTGTGCTTCATCATATCCGGACCGCGTTGGCCCGGGAGTACCGGTTGGTGGTTGTCGTCTCGGCCATGGGGAGAAAAGGAGATCCGTACGCCACCGACACGCTTTTGGAACTGGCCCGTCAATACGGAAATCAATTGGCTCCGCGGGAGAAGGATTTGCTGATGAGCTGCGGGGAACTGATCTCCGCGGCCGTCCTGTCTTCCATGTTGTCCGAAAGGGAAATCCCCAACTGCGTCCTCACCGGTGGACAAGCGGGCATCATCACCACGGGACATCACAACAACGCCCAGATCATCACGGTCAATCCCAAACGCATTCTCCGGGAACTGGACGAGGGAAAAGTAGTGATCGTGACCGGATTTCAAGGGCAGACCACGGACGGCGAAATCACCACGCTCGGACGCGGCGGAAGCGACACCACGGCCACCGCGCTGGGAGCGGCTCTCCGCGCCGAATATGTGGACATTTTCACCGATGTGGAAGGCATCATGACCGCCGATCCGAGGATCGTGGAGGATGCGGCCCAGCTGGAAAAAGTGACGTATACCGAGATTTGCAACCTGGCGTTTCAAGGAGCCAAGGTGATTCATCCCCGCGCGGTGGAAATCGCCGCACAGGCCAACATCCCCATCCGGGTGCGCTCCACGATGTCCGACCATCCCGGAACGCTGGTCACCAATCTGTCCGAAATCGGCAGGCTGGCGGGAGAGGTTCGTGATCTGACCATCATCGGGATCACCCAAATGCCCGGGGTCACGCAGGTGAAAATTCGCCTGAAGCAGGGAGAGTACGATTCGCAGCTGAAAGTGTTCAAAGCGATGGCGGATGCGGGGATCAGCGTCGATTTCATCAGTGTCAATCCCAGCGAGATCGCCTATACGGTCTATGATGAGCTGGCGGATCAGGCGGAAGCGATTTTGCGCGACCTGGGCCTTCAGCCCGAGCTGCTTCCCCAATGCGCCAAAGTGTCCGTGGTCGGAGCAGGCATTGCGGGTGTTCCGGGAGTGATGGCGAAAATTTCCGAGGCGCTCACGGAAGAGGATATTCAAATTTTGCAATCGGCCGATTCCCACACAACGATTTGGGTGTTGGTCCGGGGCGGCGACATGGTGAAAGCCGTTCGGGCTCTGCACAGGAAGTTCGGACTTCACCGGTTGCACGAATCGTGA
- a CDS encoding aspartate-semialdehyde dehydrogenase, which translates to MSEQGYTVAVVGSTGAVGRQMVKYLEERNFPVRRLVPMASGRSAGTKIRFRGEDVTVIEAAADAFEGVDIALFSAGGSVSKQLAPEAVKRGTVVIDNSSAFRMDPEVPLVVPEVNAEAVRRHKGIIANPNCSTIQMVVALKPLLDRYGIDRIIVSTYQAVSGAGASAAAELERQTRAVLAGEEVNPRILPVGRLNKHVQMAFNVIPQVDVGEENGFTFEEMKMVNETKKIFGDESIGVTATCVRVPVMTGHSESVYVELKQEYDLEEVRALLAEAPGVVVQDDILQQVYPTPLESEGKSEVFVGRIRRDLTHPRGLNMWVVSDNLLKGAAVNAIQIAETLISMK; encoded by the coding sequence ATGTCTGAACAGGGATACACGGTGGCGGTCGTCGGCTCGACGGGCGCGGTCGGCCGCCAAATGGTCAAATATCTGGAGGAACGCAATTTTCCCGTCCGGCGGCTCGTACCGATGGCCTCCGGTCGTTCGGCAGGCACGAAGATCCGGTTCCGCGGGGAAGACGTCACGGTGATCGAAGCCGCTGCCGACGCGTTCGAGGGAGTGGACATCGCCCTGTTTTCCGCCGGGGGAAGTGTCAGCAAACAGCTGGCTCCCGAAGCCGTGAAACGGGGAACCGTGGTGATCGACAACAGCAGCGCATTCCGGATGGATCCGGAGGTGCCGCTTGTGGTTCCCGAAGTCAACGCGGAAGCCGTTCGCCGTCACAAGGGAATCATTGCCAACCCGAACTGTTCGACCATTCAGATGGTGGTGGCGCTCAAACCGCTCCTTGACCGGTACGGGATTGACCGCATCATTGTTTCCACGTACCAGGCCGTGTCCGGAGCGGGGGCAAGCGCCGCGGCGGAGCTGGAGCGGCAGACACGGGCCGTGTTGGCGGGAGAAGAGGTAAACCCCCGGATCCTGCCGGTCGGTCGGTTGAACAAACATGTGCAGATGGCGTTCAACGTCATTCCGCAAGTGGATGTGGGCGAAGAGAACGGATTCACCTTCGAAGAAATGAAAATGGTGAACGAAACCAAGAAAATCTTCGGAGACGAATCCATCGGAGTGACGGCCACGTGCGTCCGTGTGCCGGTCATGACGGGACACAGTGAATCGGTGTACGTGGAACTGAAGCAGGAATATGATCTGGAAGAGGTTCGCGCCCTGCTGGCGGAGGCGCCGGGGGTGGTCGTGCAGGATGACATCCTTCAACAAGTCTATCCGACTCCGCTCGAATCCGAAGGCAAAAGCGAAGTGTTCGTCGGACGGATCCGCCGGGATCTGACGCACCCGAGAGGCCTCAACATGTGGGTGGTATCCGACAACCTGCTGAAAGGCGCCGCCGTCAATGCCATCCAAATCGCCGAAACCCTCATCTCCATGAAATAG
- a CDS encoding dipicolinate synthase subunit B, whose amino-acid sequence MKFDGLTIGFGMTGSHCTHDEVLPQMKRLVELGADVIPIISHTVATVDSRFGTAEHWKRMIRDLTGKDPLTTIQEVEPFGPNGTLDCLVIAPCTGNTMARLANALTDGPILMAAKAQMRNHRPVVLAVSTNDALGLNSFNLAKLLAAKDIYFVPFGQDNPQKKPKSMVARMELIPETCLAAIEGKQLQPMLVEKWRDLNS is encoded by the coding sequence ATGAAATTTGACGGACTGACCATCGGATTCGGCATGACGGGTTCTCACTGCACCCATGATGAAGTGCTCCCTCAGATGAAACGTTTGGTGGAATTGGGAGCCGACGTGATCCCGATCATTTCCCACACGGTGGCCACCGTGGACAGCCGGTTCGGAACGGCGGAGCATTGGAAGCGAATGATTCGTGATCTCACCGGCAAAGATCCCCTGACCACCATCCAGGAAGTGGAACCTTTCGGACCGAACGGAACGCTGGATTGTCTGGTGATCGCGCCGTGTACGGGAAATACGATGGCCAGATTGGCAAACGCTCTGACGGACGGCCCGATTTTGATGGCGGCCAAGGCTCAGATGCGCAATCACCGGCCGGTCGTGCTGGCCGTTTCCACCAACGACGCTCTCGGTCTCAACAGTTTCAATCTTGCCAAGCTTCTTGCCGCCAAAGATATTTATTTTGTCCCGTTCGGACAAGACAACCCGCAAAAGAAACCGAAATCCATGGTGGCCCGCATGGAACTGATCCCGGAAACGTGTTTGGCCGCAATCGAAGGAAAACAACTTCAGCCAATGCTGGTTGAAAAATGGCGGGATTTGAATTCATAA
- the dpsA gene encoding dipicolinate synthase subunit DpsA: protein MLAGKHAVFLGGDARQLEVIKSFIEAGAKVSLIGYDNLQSPFSGASQRDLSPKVLESADILVLPIVGTDDEGNVQSVFTSKQLTITEEHIAALPEKAVVFAGMARPYLRDLCGRHQVRLFELLERDDVAIYNSIPTTEGALMMAIQHTDFTIHGSVCLVLGLGRCGMSLARTLHAIGAKVRVGVRQSAHKARATEMGMEAFDLAELGEHMREADIVFNTVPALVLTAQVLSRARHDVVIIDLASKPGGVDYAFAEKRGIKAILAPSLPGIVAPKTAGRILARTIMELMEENSREEGLTP from the coding sequence ATGCTGGCAGGAAAGCATGCGGTATTTCTGGGAGGAGACGCACGTCAACTGGAAGTGATCAAGAGTTTCATTGAAGCGGGTGCCAAAGTGAGCCTGATCGGCTATGACAATCTGCAAAGTCCGTTCAGCGGGGCGTCCCAACGCGACTTGTCGCCCAAAGTGCTGGAAAGCGCCGACATTCTGGTGTTGCCCATCGTGGGGACGGATGACGAGGGAAACGTGCAAAGCGTGTTTACCTCCAAGCAATTGACGATCACGGAGGAACACATTGCCGCATTGCCGGAGAAAGCCGTGGTGTTTGCCGGGATGGCCCGGCCGTATCTCCGGGATCTGTGCGGTCGTCATCAGGTCCGGCTGTTTGAACTTCTGGAACGGGATGACGTGGCCATCTACAATTCGATTCCGACGACGGAAGGCGCTCTGATGATGGCCATTCAGCATACCGACTTCACCATCCACGGTTCGGTTTGCCTTGTTCTGGGATTGGGAAGATGCGGCATGTCCCTCGCGAGAACCCTTCACGCCATCGGCGCCAAGGTGCGCGTGGGCGTTCGGCAATCCGCCCACAAGGCACGGGCGACGGAAATGGGGATGGAGGCGTTTGATCTGGCGGAATTGGGCGAACACATGCGGGAAGCGGACATCGTCTTCAACACCGTTCCGGCCTTGGTGCTCACCGCTCAAGTTCTTTCCCGTGCCCGGCATGACGTGGTGATCATCGATTTGGCTTCCAAGCCGGGGGGCGTTGACTACGCGTTTGCGGAAAAACGCGGCATCAAGGCGATTCTTGCACCGAGTTTGCCGGGAATCGTCGCTCCCAAGACGGCGGGAAGAATTCTGGCCCGAACCATCATGGAACTGATGGAAGAGAACAGCCGTGAGGAGGGTCTGACCCCATGA
- a CDS encoding YlmC/YmxH family sporulation protein, giving the protein MRWSELVEKECVDVKGGEKLGHFSHADLRIDPETGRIEALLIPLHVSWFRKQSRQLELPWQKVKKVGAEMIIVDTAERAYGK; this is encoded by the coding sequence ATGCGCTGGAGTGAACTGGTGGAGAAAGAATGCGTCGACGTGAAGGGAGGAGAGAAGCTGGGCCATTTTTCCCACGCCGATCTCAGAATCGATCCGGAAACCGGAAGAATCGAAGCCCTTCTCATTCCCCTTCACGTCTCCTGGTTTCGCAAACAGTCCCGTCAACTGGAACTTCCGTGGCAAAAAGTGAAAAAAGTGGGGGCCGAAATGATCATTGTCGACACCGCGGAACGTGCTTACGGAAAGTAA
- a CDS encoding Spo0E family sporulation regulatory protein-aspartic acid phosphatase, with translation MAEPYWPEDRSEVELEMLRRQLHEAVGHDPARLSDDSVLPLSRRLDALILEVQKRKMRTSSTMSGPRSVGD, from the coding sequence ATGGCGGAACCTTATTGGCCGGAAGACCGGTCGGAAGTCGAGCTGGAAATGCTCAGAAGGCAGCTTCATGAAGCAGTCGGCCATGACCCGGCCCGCTTGTCCGATGACAGCGTGCTTCCGCTGTCGAGGCGGCTCGATGCGTTGATTTTGGAAGTGCAAAAGCGGAAAATGCGAACGTCAAGCACCATGTCGGGACCCCGATCCGTCGGCGATTGA
- the dut gene encoding dUTP diphosphatase — MDVKVIQLPGNEDLPLPVKMSEGASGFDLHAAVTEPVVIGPGKWKLIPTGIAVSMPSSLEAQVRPRSGLALKQGVTVLNTPGTVDADYRGEIGVILLNLGEQPFEVKRGDRIAQLVFSLVPEIRLVRVDKLDDTARGAGGFGHTGT; from the coding sequence ATGGATGTCAAAGTCATTCAATTGCCGGGAAATGAAGATTTGCCTCTTCCGGTCAAAATGTCCGAGGGTGCCAGCGGCTTCGATCTGCATGCGGCAGTGACCGAACCTGTCGTGATCGGGCCCGGAAAGTGGAAACTGATCCCGACCGGGATTGCCGTTTCCATGCCCTCTTCGCTGGAAGCTCAGGTCCGGCCGAGAAGCGGGCTGGCACTGAAGCAGGGGGTGACGGTTCTCAATACCCCCGGGACGGTGGATGCCGATTATCGGGGTGAAATCGGCGTGATTTTGCTGAATCTCGGGGAACAACCGTTTGAAGTGAAGCGGGGAGACCGCATCGCCCAACTCGTGTTTTCCCTCGTGCCCGAAATTCGACTGGTCCGGGTGGACAAACTGGATGATACCGCCCGTGGCGCGGGAGGTTTCGGACACACGGGAACATAA
- a CDS encoding M16 family metallopeptidase, with translation MIIRHTLESGLRIVAEKIPHVRSVSMGIWVGTGSENETPELNGISHFIEHMMFKGTKTRTARQLAEAFDEIGGHVNAFTSKEITCYYAKVLDQHFSTSLSILADMFFDSVFAEEEIRKEKKVIIEEIRMVEDTPDDLVHDLLAEASAGDHALGRPVLGSVETVESFTREDILRYLEQHYVPENVVIAVAGNLPDDFLEEIERIFSRHQGGPKPERGAPPRFHPGIKIRRKPTEQSHICLGMPGLPVGDSRIYTLVLLNNVLGGNMSSRLFQEVREERGLAYSVYSYHSAHKDAGLFAVYAGTKHGQEDEVVECVREILADICVKGLTPRELSKAKEQLKSSLMLGLESSNNRMSRLGRNELLLGRHLTLDEIVESVDRITLDEVNELAKEIFSSSMSLALISPDGKVPGGFGRN, from the coding sequence TTGATCATCAGACATACACTGGAAAGCGGTCTTCGAATTGTTGCGGAAAAAATTCCCCATGTGCGGTCCGTCTCCATGGGGATTTGGGTCGGGACCGGATCGGAAAATGAAACCCCGGAATTGAACGGGATTTCGCACTTCATTGAACACATGATGTTCAAGGGTACCAAAACGCGGACCGCCCGGCAGTTGGCCGAAGCGTTCGATGAGATCGGCGGCCATGTCAATGCTTTCACATCCAAGGAGATCACCTGTTATTACGCGAAAGTGCTGGACCAGCATTTTTCCACATCCCTGTCCATTTTGGCGGACATGTTTTTCGATTCCGTTTTCGCCGAAGAAGAGATTCGGAAAGAGAAAAAAGTGATCATCGAAGAGATCCGGATGGTGGAAGATACTCCCGACGATCTGGTTCACGATCTTTTGGCCGAAGCTTCCGCCGGAGACCATGCACTGGGACGACCCGTTCTCGGGAGCGTGGAAACCGTGGAGAGCTTCACGCGTGAGGACATCCTCCGCTATCTTGAACAACATTATGTTCCGGAAAACGTGGTCATCGCGGTTGCCGGAAACTTGCCGGACGATTTTCTGGAGGAGATCGAACGGATCTTCTCCCGGCATCAGGGAGGACCCAAGCCGGAGCGGGGAGCCCCGCCGCGGTTTCACCCGGGGATCAAAATCCGCCGGAAACCGACGGAGCAATCCCACATTTGCCTGGGGATGCCGGGACTTCCGGTGGGAGATTCGCGGATTTACACGCTGGTGCTCCTGAACAACGTGCTCGGTGGCAACATGAGTTCCCGTCTTTTCCAGGAAGTGCGTGAAGAACGCGGATTGGCCTATTCCGTCTATTCTTATCATTCGGCACACAAGGATGCGGGCTTGTTCGCCGTTTATGCCGGAACGAAACACGGTCAGGAAGACGAAGTGGTGGAATGCGTGCGGGAGATCCTCGCGGACATCTGCGTGAAGGGGTTGACGCCGCGGGAGCTTTCCAAAGCAAAGGAACAACTGAAGAGCAGTCTGATGCTCGGGCTCGAAAGCAGCAACAACCGGATGAGCCGGTTGGGTCGGAATGAACTGTTGCTGGGTCGCCATCTCACATTGGACGAAATCGTGGAGAGCGTGGATCGGATCACGTTGGATGAAGTGAACGAATTGGCAAAAGAGATCTTCTCCTCATCCATGTCGCTCGCGCTGATTTCGCCGGATGGCAAAGTTCCGGGCGGATTCGGGAGGAACTGA
- a CDS encoding polysaccharide deacetylase family protein, translating to MHLRRLTALIALLVCTWMVAESVAVTSYVNTVRKGEWVPAFFASDAEEELGRRIEKEAPKRYKPPVDARVDPIWKAIPGLNGLEVDVRATLEKTLKQKDHRKIAWVYRQVPPKVSLEDLGAEPIYRGNPEKRMTALMVNVAWGTEHIPDMLAILRRENVKATFFLDGSWLQKNPDMARRIHAEGHEIGNHAWSHPLMSRISRGQIEREIGRTNELIAETLKVKSRWFAPPAGDFNRQVAEVSRAHGMGMVLWTVDTVDWRKSVTPDRMIRTMREKLEPGSLVLTHPTDRTVLALPGILEEGRRKGLRWGTVSEVLSPKRPEAIE from the coding sequence ATGCACCTACGCCGGTTGACGGCTCTGATCGCTTTGTTGGTGTGCACATGGATGGTCGCCGAATCCGTGGCGGTTACGTCATATGTGAATACGGTTCGCAAAGGGGAATGGGTACCGGCTTTTTTTGCCTCGGACGCGGAGGAAGAATTGGGCCGGCGGATTGAGAAGGAAGCGCCCAAAAGGTACAAACCTCCCGTGGATGCCAGGGTGGATCCGATCTGGAAGGCCATTCCCGGACTGAACGGGCTTGAAGTCGACGTGCGTGCCACACTGGAAAAAACGCTGAAGCAAAAAGATCATCGCAAGATCGCGTGGGTCTATCGCCAGGTTCCGCCCAAGGTTTCCCTGGAAGACTTGGGAGCCGAGCCGATCTATCGCGGAAATCCGGAGAAGCGGATGACTGCGCTCATGGTCAATGTTGCGTGGGGCACAGAACACATTCCCGACATGTTGGCGATTCTTCGCCGGGAGAATGTGAAAGCCACGTTTTTCCTGGACGGATCCTGGCTCCAAAAGAATCCGGACATGGCGCGGCGCATTCACGCCGAAGGCCATGAGATTGGCAATCATGCATGGTCTCATCCGTTGATGAGCCGCATTTCCCGCGGACAAATCGAACGGGAAATCGGCAGGACCAACGAGCTCATCGCCGAAACGTTGAAAGTGAAGAGCCGTTGGTTTGCTCCGCCGGCCGGTGATTTCAACCGCCAGGTGGCGGAGGTGAGCCGCGCCCACGGGATGGGAATGGTGCTTTGGACCGTGGATACCGTCGATTGGCGCAAATCGGTGACGCCCGACAGGATGATCCGGACGATGAGGGAAAAACTGGAGCCCGGCAGTCTGGTTCTGACTCATCCGACGGACCGGACGGTGTTGGCGCTTCCGGGCATTCTGGAGGAGGGCAGGCGCAAAGGTTTGCGGTGGGGGACGGTGTCAGAGGTCCTTTCTCCGAAGCGGCCGGAGGCGATTGAGTGA
- the pnp gene encoding polyribonucleotide nucleotidyltransferase has product MEPVIFERDLAGRKLVLEIGKYAGLANGAVMVRYGDTAVLATATASKEPKETDFFPLTVNYEERLYAVGKIPGGFIKREGRPSEKAVLASRLIDRPIRPLFEEGFRNEVQVVTTVMSVDQDCSSEIAAMIGASVALTISDIPFGGPIAGVIVGRVDGKFVLNPTVEQMERSDLHLVVAGTKDGVNMVEAGSEEIPEDVILEAILFGHDEVKKLVAFQEEIAAQVGKPKMEPVLYQVDAEIESEVRNRVTEPLIDAIQVVEKQARQEAIDAVKNTMLEAFLTEWGEEAYAEREKDVLHVFDKVLKEEVRRLIVEEGKRPDGRKHDEIRPLSSEIDILPRAHGSGLFRRGQTQVLSVCTLGALGDVQILDGLDLEESKRFMHHYNFPPYSVGEARPLRAPGRREIGHGALGERALEPVIPSEDEFPYTIRLVSEVLESNGSTSQASICASTLALMSAGVPIKAPVAGIAMGLVKEADRVVVLTDIQGLEDHLGDMDFKVAGTAKGVTALQMDIKISNINRQILEKALEQAKVARMKLLDNMTQVIREPRKELSPYAPKILTMRIHPDKIRDVIGPSGRVINKIIDETGVKIDIEQDGRIYIASPDVKQNERAKQIIEDLVREVVVGETYVGIVKRVEKYGAFVEIFPGKEGLVHISQLDLNRVAKVSDVCSVGDSITVKVTEIDDQGRINLSRKAVLKEAAQDKKVVR; this is encoded by the coding sequence ATGGAACCGGTAATATTTGAACGGGATTTGGCCGGACGGAAGCTGGTTCTTGAAATCGGGAAATACGCGGGGCTTGCCAACGGAGCCGTGATGGTGCGATACGGGGACACGGCGGTGCTGGCGACGGCCACTGCTTCGAAGGAACCGAAAGAGACGGATTTTTTTCCGCTGACGGTCAACTATGAAGAACGTCTTTATGCCGTCGGAAAAATTCCCGGCGGATTCATCAAGAGGGAAGGGCGGCCCAGTGAAAAAGCGGTGCTGGCCAGCCGATTGATCGACCGTCCGATTCGCCCCCTGTTTGAAGAGGGATTTCGCAACGAAGTGCAAGTGGTGACGACGGTCATGTCGGTGGACCAGGATTGTTCCTCGGAAATCGCCGCCATGATCGGAGCCTCGGTGGCACTCACCATCTCGGACATTCCGTTCGGCGGTCCCATTGCCGGTGTGATCGTGGGTCGTGTCGACGGCAAATTCGTGTTGAATCCCACCGTCGAACAGATGGAACGCTCCGATTTGCATCTGGTGGTGGCCGGAACGAAAGACGGCGTCAACATGGTTGAAGCAGGTTCCGAGGAGATTCCCGAGGACGTCATTCTCGAGGCGATTTTGTTCGGACATGATGAAGTGAAAAAGCTGGTCGCTTTCCAGGAAGAAATCGCCGCACAGGTCGGAAAGCCCAAGATGGAACCCGTTTTGTACCAAGTGGATGCCGAAATCGAGTCCGAGGTGAGAAACCGGGTGACGGAACCGCTCATCGACGCGATTCAGGTGGTGGAAAAACAGGCCCGCCAGGAAGCGATCGATGCGGTCAAAAACACCATGCTGGAAGCGTTTTTGACCGAATGGGGCGAAGAGGCGTACGCCGAACGGGAAAAGGACGTTCTCCACGTGTTTGACAAGGTGCTGAAAGAAGAAGTGCGCCGTTTGATCGTGGAGGAAGGAAAGCGTCCGGACGGTCGAAAGCACGACGAGATTCGTCCCCTGAGCAGTGAAATCGACATCCTGCCCCGCGCGCACGGTTCCGGACTGTTCCGTCGCGGACAGACCCAGGTTTTGTCGGTGTGTACGCTCGGCGCGCTCGGAGACGTGCAGATTCTCGATGGGTTGGACCTTGAAGAATCCAAGCGGTTCATGCATCATTACAATTTCCCCCCCTATTCCGTCGGGGAGGCGAGACCCCTCAGGGCTCCGGGGCGCCGGGAAATCGGTCACGGGGCACTTGGTGAACGCGCGCTGGAACCGGTCATTCCGTCCGAGGATGAATTCCCCTACACCATTCGCCTTGTGTCGGAAGTACTGGAATCCAACGGCTCCACCAGCCAAGCGAGCATTTGTGCCTCCACCCTCGCATTGATGAGCGCCGGCGTTCCCATCAAGGCACCGGTTGCCGGCATTGCGATGGGGCTTGTCAAGGAAGCAGACCGAGTGGTGGTCCTCACCGACATCCAGGGGTTGGAGGACCATTTGGGGGACATGGACTTCAAGGTGGCGGGAACCGCCAAAGGAGTCACGGCCCTGCAGATGGACATCAAGATTTCCAACATCAACCGCCAGATTCTCGAAAAAGCACTGGAACAGGCAAAAGTTGCCCGGATGAAACTCCTGGACAACATGACGCAGGTGATCCGTGAGCCGCGCAAGGAACTTTCGCCCTATGCGCCGAAAATCCTCACCATGCGCATTCATCCCGACAAAATCCGTGACGTCATCGGGCCCAGCGGCCGCGTGATCAACAAGATCATCGACGAAACGGGTGTCAAGATCGACATCGAACAGGACGGACGCATTTATATCGCATCTCCCGACGTGAAGCAAAACGAACGGGCCAAACAAATCATCGAAGATCTCGTCCGCGAAGTGGTGGTCGGCGAAACGTACGTGGGCATTGTCAAACGTGTGGAGAAATACGGCGCATTCGTCGAAATCTTCCCGGGCAAAGAAGGGCTGGTGCACATCTCGCAGCTTGATCTGAACCGGGTGGCCAAAGTGAGCGACGTTTGCAGTGTCGGCGACTCCATCACCGTGAAAGTGACCGAAATCGACGACCAGGGGCGCATCAATCTCTCCCGCAAAGCGGTGCTCAAGGAAGCGGCTCAGGACAAAAAAGTGGTTCGTTAA
- the rpsO gene encoding 30S ribosomal protein S15: MALTNERKREIIEQFRLSESDTGSPEVQIAILTYRINELNTHLKEHKKDHHSRRGLLKMVGQRRNLLNYLKEKDITRYRALIEKLGLRR, from the coding sequence ATGGCATTGACCAACGAACGGAAACGTGAAATCATCGAGCAATTCAGACTCAGCGAGAGCGATACCGGTTCTCCGGAAGTGCAAATTGCCATCCTGACCTACCGGATCAACGAGTTGAACACGCACCTGAAGGAGCACAAGAAAGACCATCACTCCCGCCGCGGACTCCTGAAAATGGTCGGACAACGCCGTAACCTGCTGAACTACCTGAAAGAGAAGGACATCACCCGTTATCGTGCTCTGATTGAAAAACTCGGACTGCGTCGATAA